Proteins encoded in a region of the Flavobacteriaceae bacterium HL-DH10 genome:
- the hppD gene encoding 4-hydroxyphenylpyruvate dioxygenase has translation MSSEIKNLKDLQNTEYSLKKLFDDAEDFLPLLGTDYVELYVGNAKQSAHFYKTAFGFQSDAYAGLETGMKDRVSYVLKQDKIRLVLTTSLKEGGEINEHINKHGDGVKIVALWVEDATKSWEETTKRGAKSFMEPTREDDGDNGYVIRSGIHTYGDTIHLFVERKNYTGVFLPNFKKWESHYNPSPVGLKFIDHMVGNVGWDEMNKWCEFYAKVMGFAQIISFDDKDISTEYTALMSKVMSNGNGRIKFPINEPAEGKRKSQIEEYIDFYNGPGIQHIAVATNDIVATVSEMKNRGVEFLYVPENYYDDLIERVGNIDENVEVLKKHGILIDRDDEGYLLQLFTKPVVDRPTMFFEIIQRKGAQSFGKGNFKALFEAIEREQENRGTL, from the coding sequence ATGTCATCCGAAATAAAAAATTTAAAAGATTTACAAAACACAGAATATTCATTAAAAAAATTATTTGATGATGCAGAAGATTTCCTTCCGTTATTAGGAACCGATTATGTTGAATTATATGTTGGAAATGCAAAGCAATCTGCTCATTTTTATAAAACAGCTTTTGGTTTTCAGTCTGATGCCTATGCAGGTTTAGAAACAGGCATGAAAGACCGTGTTTCTTATGTATTAAAACAAGATAAAATAAGACTGGTTTTAACAACTTCATTAAAAGAAGGAGGTGAAATTAATGAGCATATTAACAAACACGGAGATGGTGTAAAAATAGTTGCTCTTTGGGTTGAAGACGCTACAAAATCTTGGGAAGAAACAACTAAAAGGGGCGCAAAATCTTTTATGGAACCAACACGAGAAGACGATGGTGATAATGGCTATGTTATTCGTTCTGGTATTCATACATACGGAGATACTATTCACCTTTTTGTTGAAAGAAAAAATTATACAGGTGTATTTTTACCAAACTTTAAAAAATGGGAATCTCATTACAACCCAAGTCCTGTAGGTTTAAAATTTATAGACCACATGGTAGGTAATGTAGGCTGGGATGAAATGAATAAATGGTGTGAGTTTTATGCAAAAGTTATGGGGTTTGCACAAATAATTTCTTTTGATGATAAAGATATATCTACAGAATACACGGCTTTAATGAGTAAAGTAATGTCTAACGGTAACGGACGTATAAAATTCCCAATTAATGAACCAGCCGAAGGAAAAAGAAAATCTCAAATTGAAGAATATATCGATTTTTATAATGGTCCAGGTATTCAACATATTGCAGTTGCAACAAATGATATAGTTGCAACAGTTTCAGAAATGAAAAATAGGGGTGTCGAATTTTTATACGTTCCTGAAAACTATTACGACGATTTAATAGAGCGTGTTGGTAACATTGATGAGAATGTTGAAGTTCTAAAAAAACATGGTATTTTAATAGACAGAGATGACGAAGGTTATTTATTGCAATTATTCACAAAACCAGTTGTAGATAGACCAACCATGTTTTTTGAAATAATTCAACGAAAAGGGGCTCAGTCATTTGGTAAAGGAAATTTCAAAGCTTTATTTGAAGCTATTGAAAGAGAGCAAGAAAATAGAGGTACGTTATAA